The Epinephelus fuscoguttatus linkage group LG19, E.fuscoguttatus.final_Chr_v1 genome contains the following window.
ACtatgtacagacattcatgcccccctcaggatgaatggTAATCACTTCGATGAGTCCTTAACTTTTCAACTTGTACAATCATCAGGTGAGCCCCAGCTGTACTTTTTAGGCTATTTACTGCTAACaggcaaatgttagcatgtgttTCTTGTAAGAATTAAACAAAGAAGATATAAGGTGTTAATGTGAGCTTCTTGTTACCTTTGGTTTCCAACAGTTTCCAGTCTCTGTGCTCTCGTAAAGACCTGAGGGTAGTCGATCTTCTCGCCTAACTCttagcaagaaagtgaatacgCTCTCAATGCAGTGTCAACACTGATCTCCACCCTGCACTCAGGTTGggcacatttcaaacacatgCTAGTTCTAAAGGAAAATCTAgtttctttcttgttttcatcgtcatttgtttactttctccTTGTATTCTAGCAGAGCATTATACACAGGGTTATGTCAGCTTTGAGTGTCTTTTCTCTCCGTTCAAAGAGCTAATTGGACCTCTTTCTTCCATTAAAGGGTGTGGAGAGGCATGGGAGGGAATAtcgagaggaaaggaaagacatTACGGCCATTTCACAAACTACGCTTTCAAACTTAAGTCTCCATGCAGCTgcactgttgtttttctctgcgTAGACTTTCATGTAGCCTCGAGGGGCCAGTTACACACCTAATGACACCCCTGACTTtgctctctatctctctctgtgctgcacccctctctttgtgtctttgtatgtgtctgtctctatctttTACATGTCTATTTTTATCTCACATTTCCCCCTGTGTGTCACTCAAGGACTTTTCATCAATAACATCACCTCCTCCATGTCCATTTATAACAGCCTCCTCATCTGTATCTACAAGTCCAAGGCAAGTTCATACAGCCATGACACATCAGACATATGTTATGTATTCTCTTTAATGTCTTTAAAACCTATGAAATCCCATTAAATGTCCaatgtattttaatttctttatggACAATGTGTGTCCTCAAATCTGGCCAACTGTTGGTTGACAACCAACCATGTATGTAAGAGCAGTGGTGAGTAAAGCTTTTTTAAAAGGTTTGTGTGAATGCGTTTGTCAGTTAATGACGGATGGGCCAACACAAAGAAAATATCACATTACACACTCTCGACACGGCAAACAATTGGGGGAAGGGtaggcacacactcacacagcagacacaaacacacatacacacacttcccCTAGTTCTTCGATTGCAAATGCCGACAAATGATACTCTGTCGACCAATCACCTTTTCCAATAACGCCAGTGAGCGAATAAAACAGCTTGGTCCCGAAGTTTAAATTTGTTTGAACAGACACAACTGTGGGCTACACAGACttccctaacacacacacacacacacacacacacacacacacacacacatatacatatacacacacctgtTGTATGAGCTCCCACAGTGAGAAAAGGTTGGAGAGGTGGAGATAGATTTCACCACAGCGACAACCTAAAAAGATGATAGAGCACTGACAGAGCATTGTCTTGTCACGGTAACTGTCACCTCGGTCTAGTTACCATATatagtttttaaattgtttacaCAACAATATGGTGTTACTCATGTCAACTGCACTGCTGATGCCTCCTTGGAATATTTGTACCCACTGCACTTCCACAGCCCTCCTGAATCACTTAACTACTCACCTTTGTTATGTGTTACATGGAAATCCTGATTAGATACCAGATGCAGTGCACTTAATGACAACATACTTTGTTTTAGAAATGTCCTTTAAAGAATGTGCATTATATGAAACCAATCACTGTTTGAAATGAGTTAAGTTCAACTCAGTGTGTCCCTAAGACCTAAACTTTTGGCTGGCATAACTCAAGCAACAGCACCACCTAGTGGACACAGTCAGTCATCTTAAACTCCAGTAATCACCCTGGTTTTAAACCAACTTCTGCGGCTAACTGAGGTTAATCATCATTATAACTGTGTTGAGCACAACACTGAGAAATGGTGAATGCTGCTTTTCAGCTTATTGCAGTTCCCAAAGAAGTTGGGAAGAAATCATTGTAGCAGGTGGACCAGGTCGTTATCTGtttttggaaaataaataaatagaaaataaataaatctgcttTTGTGAaagagcaaataaataaatatttaactaCACTATTTTTTCCTACAGAGCTTAACTTTTTTATGTAACCTGCCTATTCTGTTGCGGTATCGTCAAAGCAACTTAAcaccagtttaaaaaaacaaaatcaaaaactatTTATgaaagtttttcaaaataaattgctttatttgtATTAGCAAATTaaggctttatttattttgttttgttcatttgttaggttgtttttcttcctcttgtttCTTCAATGCAATGAATAAGGGTttttacaattatttttattcattcatttaaacatGGTGAATCAGTTTTGGtatcatgcagcacaaacctggTATAACCTCCcagatttatttttacactgcctacACCACCCTGTAATGACTGTGTTTCAAAACTTAATTTTAAATAGTTTTAATTAATCACTGGACctcttgtctgcacttttgctatttttgatggtgatttttttaaaaaattgtaaatcatttagtaATAAATTCTaccttttatatcttttttctcttcatttttttcggtatgttttatattttattgctctgtaaagcactttgaattgtgtatgaaatgtgctatacaaataaagctgccttgccttagttttattttattttattctatttatttatttattcatttcgttttattttattttatttatttattttttcatttcgttttattttattttatttattttttcatttcgttttattttatttatttatttatgttttcatttcattttattttattattttttattattttattttatatactgcGCAACCGGAGCTTCATATTGTGCGTACCCGGAACCTTTTAGCGGGGAAGACTTTAACGTGAGGACACTTGTGCAAAGATGTCAGACGTACCGGATAACGCTAATGAGCGTGAGTTTTTAACtaaatatttttgtgacatttagACAATATTAATGGTTTCGTAATATGTAATATTGTTATAACAGTAAGGCTGTTGTCGGTTTTAAACAAACGTATcactgttactgtagcaacacTGTACCGTTAACGTTAAATGTTCCTGTTAGCTAGTTTTTACACTCAGGCAGGGTttcagttaaataaaatatcatTACAGTTGCATATAAGCTGGCACTACTGGGTTGTTTTGAGAGAAAATTAAACAGAAATCGCTTGTGAGGTTCAATGACGCACTTAATAAAGTGTCTCTTATAACGTGACAGCCATTTGATAAATGACAGCGGGTCGATATCGCAGAAGTTGCTTAATTTAGCTCGAACAAGACATAATAAACACACAGGACTACATATACAGTGCTGAAATCTTTGTTTTATGAGCTGCTACACCACTTGAAATGTTGCTGAGTCACTGTGACACAGACCTGTAGACTCAATGTGGAAAATAACAACAGTTACTTTCTGGTTTTTACAGATATTATACCACATTAAACCATACTGTTCTGCTGTGTTGCATTCACAGATGATATATGCTACACCCCAGAGTTACATTTAATCTCCTTAACATCCGAGTTACTTTTAATTCTCTGTgtaattaatttcagtgttattATATATTCACCTTGACATGGTTGGTGTGTTTGTAAACTTAAGTATCTCAACTAGAATATGAAAGAAAGTCCTGTTTGTTTCATCcaagtttgaaatgacagtcCCAGCAGCAGGCAGTGTGGGTGAACAGGTTAGAAAATACATGCACTCAcctgccactttattaggtacaccttactagtactgggttggaccccttttgccttcagaatgGCCTTAGGTCTtcatggcatagattcaacaaggtgctggaaacattcctcagagattttggtccatattgacatgatgacatcacacagttgctgcagatgtgtcggctgcacatccatgatgagaatctcccgttccagcacatcccaaaggtgctctattggactgagatctggtgactgtggaggccattggagtacagtgaactcattgtcatgtttgagatgatgtgagctttgtgacatggtgtgttatcctgctggaagtagccatcagaagatgggtacactgtggtcataaagggatggacacgctcagcaacaatactcaggtaggctgtggtgtttaaaccatgctcagttggtactaagaaaatctcccccacaccattacaccaccagcagcagcctgaaccgttgatacaaggcaggatggatccatgatgccaaattctgaccctaccatctgaatgtggcagcagaaatccagactcatcagaccaggcaacgttttccaatcttctattgtccagttttggtgagcctgtgtgaactgtagcctcagtttcctgttgttagctgacaggagtggcacctggtgtggtcttctgctgctgtagcccatctgcttcaaggttggacaaggtgttgttgcttcagagatggtcttctgcagaccttggttggaaccagtgcttatttgacttcctgttgcctttctatcatcttgaaccagtctggccgctctcctctgacctctggcatcaacaaggcttTTTCACCCAGagagaattttctctgtttcgGACCATCAGAGCAGCCCAACAACCATGTTcagagtcacttaaatcacctttcttccccattctgatgctcagtctgaacttcagcaggtcatcttgacCATGTTTACATGCCTGAATACCtcaatgcattgagttgctgatTAGCCATTTGCAttaacgagcagttgaacaggtgtacctaataaagtgtcTAGACTTGAGTTTAAATCCAGCAACCAGAACCTGCGTGGTCTGATAAATGCCCCACACTGGTAGTCTATTGAATTGTAACCCCTGTAACATGATACAtatcagaaagagagagatgactGGATCAACTGTAGATCAAAACCTTGTGTTGGGTGCTCATAGAGAATGGGAAACAACAGGATACACAGGAAGTCAATCCAGGCACTCcaaaaatatagaaaacaaGGAAGGACGTCTTAAAAAGACTGTATTGTTGTGGCTAAACCATTgaaagagccaacatgttttGACCACTGCAGGTCTTTGTCAGGGCATAACAAAATATATTAAGTTTTCTATATTTTTGGAGtgcctggattgccttcctgtGATACCGTGATACCTATCATATCAAACTCTTGCCAATACACTGCCTTATTAAGTGGTAGgctatatgttttatttttcagactgCCCGGGCACACAAAGTGAGCAGGCGGGAAAGTCATCGTCATGTCAGGGCTGTCCCAACCAGAAAATATGTGCCTCCGGAGCCACCAAGGCCCCCGACCCTGGTAAGACTGTTTCTACATCTTCATATTATTATCATGTGATTTACACAGTTCAGTAAATGCATGTGAGATTATTAGGATGATTTGAATTAAACCAGGAGACGTTTGTAGCTTTGAAATAACCAATTTTTAAGTGAACTCTTATTCTGTCTCATTTGAGAGTCTCCATTCTTCATTTCTTCCCCCTGTCTCATCTCCAGCCATAGCAGAGATTGGAGTGAAGCTGTCAACAGTCAAACACAAGATCCTCGTGCTGTCTGGGAAAGGAGGAGTGGGGAAGAGTACGTTCAGCGCTCACCTGGCTCACGCTCTGGCAAGTGACAGCACGAAGGAggtaatcattttattttttttgtttacaccGCGTAAACCACATAGCCCACAGCCATTTGTTCAAAAACCAAAACCTTTAAAGCCACCAGGCCGTTTGGATGGTATTTTTTCTATAGGGGTGTACTGCATGACAGTTTCCTCTTTTAAGGTCAAAATGAGTTCAAACCTGTGTTATGTGGAATGAGTGGGCGCTCTCAAACCCATCTGCTGTTCCCTCAGAAGCTGCGGTTTTTACTGTACCTGAGGTTTAGTCCGAaacctgttgctgtttcctgttggcGTCAACTTAAGACCACTAGAGGTCACTGCAGGCTTGAGTTAAGAGACATACGAGGTCGTAAAGTTCAGTATAATGGCTCCCTTGAAAAGAGATTGTTTATCTTAACTGGACTTACCTAGATAAAAATGggttaaatgaaatgaatgaataaaaatggtCAGCTTCCTCAACATCAGTTGTCGCTGTAGACATTTGTACAGGATTACAAAACTGAGGTGTAGTTTAAAATCCCTTCAGacggggcatcggtggcttagtggtagagcaggcgccccatgtacaaggctgttgccgcagcagcccaggttcgactccagcccgtggccctttgctgcatgtcactccctctctctctccccccttcacgcttaagctgtcctatcaattaaaggctaaaacgcccaaaaaatatctttaaaaaaaataaataaataaaaaaaataaaatcacttcaGACAATCACAGACTTTACACTTTTTCTgatccctttctctctctttaggTTGCCCTGCTGGATGTGGATATCTGTGGTCCATCCATTCCTCGTATCATGGGTTTAGAGGGAGAACAGGTGAGTTGTGGGCAATATGACATCACTTATGTTGAGCTGTTACCTCAGAGTAGGTCACTAATCTGTTCTCTTGTGCACAGGTTCACCAGAGTGGCTCCGGCTGGTCTCCTGTGGTGAGTCAGTTCAAACCATGCTGCTGTAGTTTGTAATGTTTTATTCCTTTAAGAAGTTGCATGTATCataaatgtatttgtgtgtgtgtctgtgtgtgtctgtgtgtgtgtttgtgtgtgtgttgcagtatGTGGATGACAACCTGGCAGTCATGTCGATTGGCTTCCTGCTCAGCAGCCCTGATGATGCAGTGATCTGGAGAGGACCCAAGAAGAAtggtattgtgtgtgtgtgtgtgtgtgtatgtgtatgtaaaaTGTATCTAACTTCTTCAAGATGTCACACACTTAAAACCTGTGTGGCGTTTGTTTAAAATCAGGGATGATCAAGCAGTTTCTGAGGGATGTCGACTGGGGGGAGCTGGATTACCTCATTGTGGACACGCCCCCTGGCACCTCTGACGAACACCTGTCGATCATCCAGTACCTGAGCTCCACCCACGTGGATGGAGCTGTCATCATCACCACACCACAGGTAGCACACTTAAACATAACTTGAACACTAACAGCGTTTACAGCAACTGTAAAGGGGAATTCCAACATCAAATACCGTCTGCGTCTACTTTCACTCCACCTGATTTGACTACTTGGTCTTCAGTTGGTAACTTTctacatttcccagaatgaTTTTCAGCCACCTGATGTTCATTCAgctggtcatttttgtgtaACTCCAGGGAGTAATAGTAATAGTGATAGTAACACTGAAAGCCTAGACATGATtaacagacagaaaatgagaGAAACGCTCCCTTTACTCAGAACGCAACATGCCACAGCTACCTTGCAACACGCAGCACTCTCAGTGCTGCTGGGGGAAATTGGTATTCCTGCCTCCCTATGTACTATGCAGTATTAAAATTTTTCTAAAGAAAGAACCTGTGTCTTAAATATTCAACAAGCACAATGGGAgaatgtcacattatgcaatgTACTTGTAAGTGCTTTGACTAAGGAGTGGGATCTCATTTTATCTCACCTGGAAAACCCCTCACTTTGATTACTGCTGTGACTGTCACCAGTCCTCTCTCCACCTACAGGTTTTACCCACAGCTAAATACAGCAAGCCACCTACATGTTTAACCTACAGCTAAGTAAAGCAAGTCACCACCCGTTGTGGGGGTTATGGAGAGCAATGATGGgaaatgtaatgtgttttaaGTGCATGAGGCACGTTAAGAGATAGTGGGTCTAATGAAATGAGTATGTTTTCCTACTCTTAACCAAAGAATTTCCTCAGCCTAAACTTCACCACACTGTATTTGCCACGTCATGACCAAAAAATGACCAGAAATGTTGGAACAGTCAACATGTTACAGATACAATACACATGATATGAAAGACATTAATGTCTGAGACATTAATGAAACATGTCGATAGTCTGCATTATGTTCACACTTAATGTATTTTGTTATTGCAAAACTGTGAGTACgtaaagtttatttatagagATACAAGATGctgaacaataaaaacactgaagaaaaataacagtaaaaccgagaaacaggaaataaaacacatcaaaactgtacagagaataaaaatatacagacaTTAAAACTGCACAGAAGGCAAGTACACATTATGACACAAATGGTGTGTCTCATATCACATGCTTCCGTTAGTACACCCTTATGTAGTATACTGTTGGCACTATGTATGCATTGGCGTAGTGTGCGAAtgtcgacagggtagtgttgtctcaaaccaaacacggccgttgtgcactcaccggaaatgagGACTGCAAATGAGCAAGTTAGCAACTAGCGCTAGCATTCACATTatcgttcgcggtaccaaatcattacagattgctaaattaacccaataaacatactgctggtttatacccgacaacagtatagtggtgcttagtgcaaaaaacacatgtatttggacaatgcagcgacgttgaaaagtggtccctccccttccgctacgtagtcaagatggcgaccattgagggcgagaagtgtccgtAGTTCCAcgctcaacttcttgaccgttttgagtgcaccatccgggtactcatagtgcactgcagttctccatacttctcagtgtgaatgcacttatgcactcaaaatattttaagtacagaagtacgcgatttgagacacagcataagTGCTTACAAAAGAAATGAGTTTTTAACAGCGTCTTTAGAATATCCTCTGACTTAGTGTTTTTAATATC
Protein-coding sequences here:
- the nubp1 gene encoding cytosolic Fe-S cluster assembly factor nubp1; its protein translation is MSDVPDNANEHCPGTQSEQAGKSSSCQGCPNQKICASGATKAPDPAIAEIGVKLSTVKHKILVLSGKGGVGKSTFSAHLAHALASDSTKEVALLDVDICGPSIPRIMGLEGEQVHQSGSGWSPVYVDDNLAVMSIGFLLSSPDDAVIWRGPKKNGMIKQFLRDVDWGELDYLIVDTPPGTSDEHLSIIQYLSSTHVDGAVIITTPQEVSLQDVRKEIRFCKKVKLPIIGVVENMSGFVCPSCKNTSQIFPPTTGGAERMCADLDLPLLGRVPLDPRIARSCDEGRSFLNVVPDSPAAQVYQSIVQSIKDYCSNRVTEEQSAA